One stretch of Leptospira mtsangambouensis DNA includes these proteins:
- a CDS encoding M20/M25/M40 family metallo-hydrolase: MKVLVSVFILAVLSLQCSFGQKVKYAELKQSYPKVNWEARRSEAVKLLSDLLKIPSVRGNEIQVAKYIQAVLAKEGIPSRFVFDPKYPTRPNLIAELPATVPNPEPGIILANHLDTVEFDSKEWKVNPLSGTVSEGRVWGRGAIDMKGMAVMELLAFLEIKRSGIPRTRKIMYLALADEESGSELGGKYMTSKQKQVFEGYEYAINEGGVATRDIVIPGSTIFNIQYAEKGNIWLRAKIKGTSGHGSSPPTQYPALSLIQFFNEVRELESDIRITSETDAFFYQLGTISSFPNSFFLKNARNPLIKPLLHGTIRSNRHLTAMTTNTKSITGFRTTEGEGGENVIAGEASGRLDIRTLPGVDIEEFANKVKTIAAKYNAEITFTDINPTDVSPINTRLFSTLAAVSVKKFPNSTVTPFLSPGKTDNSYLRRLGIKSYGLIPAVLKSEDIDGMHGKNENMTIDNLELGTKILFETLVEMNQ, from the coding sequence ATGAAGGTTTTGGTTTCGGTATTTATTCTCGCGGTTTTAAGTTTACAATGTTCCTTCGGTCAAAAGGTAAAGTATGCGGAACTAAAACAATCTTATCCCAAAGTCAATTGGGAAGCACGCAGATCGGAAGCGGTAAAACTTTTATCAGATTTATTGAAAATACCATCCGTTCGTGGAAACGAAATTCAGGTGGCTAAATACATCCAAGCGGTCCTTGCCAAAGAAGGAATCCCTTCTCGTTTTGTTTTTGATCCGAAATATCCAACAAGACCTAATTTGATTGCAGAATTACCAGCGACAGTTCCAAATCCCGAGCCAGGAATCATACTCGCGAACCATTTGGACACAGTCGAATTTGATTCTAAAGAATGGAAGGTAAACCCGCTTTCTGGTACGGTAAGTGAAGGCCGGGTTTGGGGACGTGGTGCCATTGATATGAAAGGTATGGCCGTGATGGAATTACTTGCCTTTCTGGAAATCAAACGATCTGGAATTCCAAGAACTAGAAAAATTATGTATTTGGCTTTGGCTGATGAGGAATCAGGTTCGGAGTTAGGCGGCAAGTATATGACTTCAAAACAAAAACAAGTTTTTGAAGGATACGAGTACGCAATCAATGAAGGTGGTGTGGCTACAAGAGACATTGTGATCCCAGGTTCTACTATCTTTAACATTCAATATGCGGAAAAAGGAAACATTTGGTTACGAGCCAAAATCAAGGGGACCAGTGGGCACGGATCTTCGCCTCCAACTCAATACCCAGCATTGTCCTTAATCCAATTTTTTAATGAAGTCAGAGAACTGGAATCTGATATCCGCATCACCTCAGAAACCGATGCATTCTTTTACCAACTCGGGACTATCAGTTCCTTTCCAAATTCATTTTTTTTGAAGAATGCCAGAAACCCATTGATCAAACCTTTATTACACGGAACCATCCGAAGCAATCGTCACCTAACGGCAATGACCACAAACACAAAATCCATCACAGGTTTTAGAACCACAGAAGGCGAAGGGGGTGAAAACGTAATTGCAGGGGAAGCCTCAGGAAGACTCGACATCAGAACTTTGCCCGGTGTTGATATTGAAGAATTTGCCAATAAAGTAAAAACAATCGCCGCTAAATACAATGCGGAAATTACTTTTACCGATATCAATCCAACCGACGTATCTCCTATCAACACTCGACTTTTTAGTACTTTGGCAGCTGTGTCTGTCAAAAAGTTTCCAAACAGTACGGTAACTCCTTTTCTTTCTCCTGGAAAAACAGACAATTCCTACTTGAGAAGGTTAGGAATTAAATCATACGGATTGATTCCTGCGGTTCTCAAATCGGAAGATATTGATGGGATGCATGGTAAAAATGAAAACATGACCATTGATAACTTAGAATTAGGGACTAAAATTCTTTTTGAAACCTTGGTGGAGATGAACCAGTAA
- the arsN2 gene encoding arsenic resistance N-acetyltransferase ArsN2 yields the protein MNILEFKNAKKTDLEQIIVLLEKFKLPNEDIHANSLIHFIIVKFNDQIIGTVALERFGNLGLLRSLCVEENYRNDNIGKSLINKILDYARAENILDVYLLTTTADKYFLKFGFEEISRANAPDLIQQSTQFRDICPSSAIFMHKKL from the coding sequence ATGAACATCTTAGAATTTAAAAATGCCAAAAAAACCGATTTAGAACAAATCATTGTCCTTCTAGAAAAATTTAAGCTTCCTAATGAAGATATTCATGCAAATTCATTAATTCATTTCATTATTGTAAAATTTAACGATCAGATTATTGGTACGGTTGCACTGGAGAGATTCGGCAATTTAGGTTTGCTTCGTTCTCTTTGTGTTGAAGAGAATTATCGAAATGATAATATTGGAAAGTCGCTTATCAATAAAATACTCGATTACGCAAGAGCGGAAAACATCTTGGATGTATATTTACTTACTACTACAGCGGATAAATATTTTTTAAAATTTGGATTTGAAGAAATAAGCAGAGCGAATGCTCCCGATCTTATTCAACAATCTACTCAGTTTAGAGACATTTGTCCATCTTCAGCAATTTTTATGCACAAGAAACTCTAA
- a CDS encoding ankyrin repeat domain-containing protein, producing the protein MEDESVVKAPKSLELRLFQAVDKGNLELVKELLAEGVSINAKDSLGNSALIKAVDEEALAIAKFLIHKGANVNLRNTTGETALYRAVYRGNLELVKLLVEAGAETKVKTVGGVSIAELAEERGEEGILKYLHSLK; encoded by the coding sequence ATGGAAGACGAATCTGTAGTCAAAGCTCCTAAGAGTTTGGAATTACGTCTCTTTCAGGCAGTCGACAAGGGAAACCTCGAACTAGTCAAAGAACTGTTAGCGGAAGGTGTTTCGATCAACGCAAAGGATTCCCTGGGCAATTCCGCCTTAATCAAAGCAGTCGATGAGGAAGCATTGGCGATTGCCAAATTTTTGATCCACAAAGGTGCCAACGTCAACCTTCGTAACACAACAGGTGAGACCGCACTCTACCGCGCCGTCTATCGCGGTAATTTAGAATTAGTCAAACTACTGGTAGAAGCCGGTGCAGAAACCAAAGTCAAAACCGTAGGCGGAGTCAGCATTGCGGAACTGGCAGAAGAACGAGGGGAAGAAGGGATCTTGAAGTATCTACATTCGCTTAAATAG